CTGCCGCCCTTTCGGATCCCTGGTGCCCGTGAGGCCATCGGCGTCGCGCTCGTCGTGCTCGGCACGATCGTCGCGGCCGCGAGCTACCGCCGGTGGGCCGCGCACGAGCGGGCCATGCGCCTGGACGAGCCGCTCGCGGAGACCCGGCTCCCCCTCGTCCTGGCGATCGGCGTCGGCATCGTCTCGCTGGTGGCCGTCATCCTGCTGCTGACGGCAGAGGTGTGAGCAGGATGGCTGATGCGCCCGACGGGCTGCAGCACGAGCGGACCGCGCTGGCGTGGAACCGGACCGCACTCGCGATGATCGTCGCCGGTGCGCTGTACCTGCGTGCGGGCGGCGGCGGTGAGTTCCATCCCGCACGGCACGTCCCGGGTGCGCTGCTGATGGGACTGGGTGCGGCAGTGCTCGTCGGCCTGGTCGGCCGCCACCGTCGCCTAGCGACCCGTGCGAAAGGCGCCGACGTCGCGGTTCCGGCGTGGGTGCCTCGCGTGATCGCCGCGGTCACGGTCCTGTTCTCACTGGCCTCGCTCGTCCTGATCGTGTTCGGCGCGTGACCGGCGGGGCGTTGTCGGGTCAGCGCAGCGCGTCGGGATCGGGCTGGCCGGTGACGTACCGGCGCGTGCTCGGGAGGAGCAGCGAGACGACCGCAAGCGCCGTGAAGATGTGCAACGCCCAGGGCGCGGAGGTCTGGACCTGGGTGATCACGAGGATCACGAGGGAGAGCACGTCGAGGACCACCAGCGCCATCCACGCCCTCCGCGACCTCCGGAGCACGAAGACGTAGAGCACCAGCACGACGAACAGGCCGAGGCCGACGCCGCCGGTCCCGGTGGCGTACGGCACGCCGAAGGCCAGCGCCCGGAAGAAGCCGTAGGCCCACACCGACGGCGGCACGTCCCACAGCTTGAAGGTCCGAGCCTTGCCGTCGGGCGGACGACCGAGGGACGGCCTCATGTCGGCCGCCCCTCGGGTGTGTGGCGTGTGGTCGGCGGGCCCGTACCCTACCCCTTCACCGATCCGGCGGTCAGGCCGCGAACGAAGTAACGCTGCAGG
The Euzebyales bacterium DNA segment above includes these coding regions:
- a CDS encoding DUF202 domain-containing protein, with the translated sequence MSGERPVDALGSEPDYRFTLANERTFLAWIRTALALDAGGLAVIQLLPPFRIPGAREAIGVALVVLGTIVAAASYRRWAAHERAMRLDEPLAETRLPLVLAIGVGIVSLVAVILLLTAEV
- a CDS encoding DUF202 domain-containing protein — translated: MADAPDGLQHERTALAWNRTALAMIVAGALYLRAGGGGEFHPARHVPGALLMGLGAAVLVGLVGRHRRLATRAKGADVAVPAWVPRVIAAVTVLFSLASLVLIVFGA